One part of the Bacillus sp. FJAT-45350 genome encodes these proteins:
- a CDS encoding sulfurtransferase TusA family protein produces the protein MNSTKVLDAKGLACPMPIVRTKKAMTELESGDVLEIHATDKGAKNDLTAWAKSGGHELVQDTEGDGVFKFWIKKG, from the coding sequence ATGAATTCAACTAAAGTATTAGACGCAAAAGGTTTAGCTTGTCCAATGCCAATCGTAAGAACGAAGAAAGCTATGACAGAACTAGAGTCTGGAGATGTCCTAGAAATCCATGCTACTGATAAAGGGGCTAAAAATGATTTAACAGCGTGGGCGAAATCTGGTGGCCATGAGTTAGTACAGGATACTGAGGGAGATGGCGTGTTCAAATTCTGGATTAAAAAAGGGTAA